In one Bacillus thuringiensis genomic region, the following are encoded:
- a CDS encoding helix-turn-helix transcriptional regulator encodes MHEEYKEIIKKSIEYIENHLHEELTTERVASHSAVSMYHFHRIFQRYVGMSVTDYIRKRRLTHAAQVLVSTERAVIDIAVQYGFSSQEAFTRAFKRMFQLPPKKYRKYFQSFYIEREGVSMQKGIPKGWVLSGSHPAEYEMGLDYEVVHQGKVSAYIKAKENVTHGGFSTLMQIFRADKYVGKRLRFTAFVKSENVRDWAGLWMRVDGTDTEPLAMDNMQNRPIKNTNNWQSYSVVLDIKEGALGIAFGVLLSGEGCVWLDSIRFDEVDEKIPSTDLAENFYETLLEEPVNLQFEEIEK; translated from the coding sequence ATGCATGAAGAATATAAAGAGATAATAAAAAAATCAATTGAATATATAGAGAATCACTTACATGAGGAGCTTACAACAGAAAGAGTGGCATCTCACAGTGCAGTATCGATGTACCATTTTCATCGCATCTTTCAAAGATATGTTGGGATGAGTGTAACGGATTATATTCGAAAGAGAAGGTTAACTCATGCTGCACAAGTTTTAGTGTCAACGGAGAGAGCTGTTATTGATATTGCAGTGCAATACGGTTTTTCCTCACAAGAGGCATTTACGAGAGCTTTTAAAAGAATGTTTCAATTGCCACCAAAGAAATATCGAAAGTACTTCCAGTCATTTTATATAGAAAGAGAGGGTGTTTCAATGCAAAAAGGTATACCAAAAGGATGGGTATTAAGTGGAAGTCATCCTGCTGAATATGAGATGGGGTTAGATTATGAAGTTGTCCATCAAGGAAAAGTATCTGCATACATAAAGGCAAAAGAGAATGTTACGCATGGAGGATTTTCAACATTAATGCAAATCTTCCGAGCCGATAAATATGTAGGTAAAAGATTACGTTTTACAGCATTTGTTAAGAGTGAGAACGTAAGAGATTGGGCAGGGTTGTGGATGCGAGTAGACGGGACCGATACGGAACCGCTCGCTATGGATAATATGCAAAATCGCCCAATTAAAAATACAAATAACTGGCAATCGTACTCGGTTGTATTAGATATAAAAGAAGGAGCGCTTGGTATTGCATTTGGCGTTTTATTATCAGGAGAAGGCTGTGTGTGGCTAGATAGTATTCGATTTGATGAAGTGGATGAAAAAATTCCTTCAACAGATTTGGCTGAAAACTTTTATGAAACACTACTAGAAGAACCGGTAAATCTGCAATTTGAAGAGATAGAAAAGTAA
- a CDS encoding YusW family protein, with amino-acid sequence MRILLSVLLALMLVPALTGCKAPAKEDTTSNKKTTEEAKNEAPADLKLNFNEFSLDADYEDTKKDYEADYKNVAADKKMEAKLEDHKTNAKFTGDEAITKLSPLLQELKFDKDTPDQEVIDQVVNVFKLDKDYQKFDLEVVFSDGTKKEYKREIK; translated from the coding sequence ATGAGAATTCTACTATCAGTTTTATTAGCTCTTATGCTAGTACCTGCATTAACAGGATGTAAAGCTCCTGCAAAAGAAGACACAACTTCTAATAAAAAGACGACTGAAGAAGCAAAAAATGAGGCTCCTGCAGATTTAAAATTAAACTTTAATGAATTTAGTTTAGATGCAGACTATGAAGATACGAAGAAAGACTACGAAGCTGATTATAAAAATGTAGCGGCTGATAAGAAAATGGAAGCAAAGCTTGAAGATCATAAAACAAATGCAAAGTTTACAGGTGACGAGGCTATTACAAAATTAAGCCCACTTCTACAAGAATTAAAATTTGATAAAGACACTCCTGACCAAGAAGTAATCGATCAAGTAGTGAACGTGTTCAAACTTGATAAAGACTATCAAAAATTCGATTTAGAAGTTGTCTTCTCTGATGGAACGAAAAAAGAATACAAAAGAGAAATAAAATAA
- a CDS encoding peptide ABC transporter substrate-binding protein, whose amino-acid sequence MKKKFVPGIASVVGVSILLTGCGSYKNEASGANAKDEAPSKQVLNLSSPTEIRTMDTARATDTDSGQVMRNVFEGLYNLGEGNKPVPGVAKSHEVSGDKTKYTFHLRDSKWSNGTPVTAKDFVFAWQRAVDPATASEYAFLFFDIKNATKINNKELPADQLGVKAVDDHTFEVELERPVPYFISLTAFPTFLPINEEFFKAQGDKYALEDNTILYNGAFTLSDWKHEQSFKFKKNPTYWDKDTVKLEEINFNVVKEKSTEVNLFESKQLDRIKLTSDFVDKYKKDANFKERPNVGVQFLRMNQQNKVLQNVSARQAIDQTIDRKSFVNTLLNDGSTPTFGLVPKNFAKGPEGKDFRTANGDLTKVDTKSAQELWKKAKQELGSEKITLELLTSDADLDKKTGEFLKGQLEKNLDGLTVNIKPQPRKQQVSLLLKGDYEIGIDGWSPDFADPITFLELFTTNNPYNLDHYSNKEFDETIAKVKTTLAGDEKARWEALLASEKILFKDSVIAPLYQKGESYLERSYVKGIVQVDFAGQLNFKWAKIEK is encoded by the coding sequence ATGAAAAAGAAGTTTGTACCCGGTATTGCATCAGTTGTAGGAGTAAGTATTTTATTAACTGGTTGCGGTAGTTATAAAAACGAAGCAAGCGGAGCAAATGCAAAAGACGAGGCACCTAGTAAACAGGTTTTAAACTTATCTTCACCTACTGAAATACGAACAATGGATACGGCTCGTGCTACAGATACTGATTCTGGTCAAGTAATGAGAAACGTATTTGAAGGTTTGTATAATCTTGGTGAAGGTAACAAACCTGTTCCTGGTGTTGCAAAATCTCATGAAGTAAGTGGCGATAAAACGAAATACACATTCCATTTGCGAGATTCAAAATGGTCAAACGGCACTCCTGTTACAGCTAAAGATTTTGTGTTCGCTTGGCAAAGAGCCGTAGATCCAGCAACAGCCTCTGAATATGCATTTCTATTCTTTGATATTAAAAACGCAACAAAAATTAACAACAAAGAACTTCCAGCCGACCAACTTGGTGTAAAAGCAGTTGATGACCATACGTTTGAGGTAGAATTGGAGCGTCCTGTTCCGTATTTTATTAGCTTAACAGCGTTCCCAACATTTCTACCAATTAACGAGGAATTCTTTAAAGCACAAGGTGATAAGTACGCTTTAGAAGATAATACAATCTTGTACAACGGAGCTTTTACACTAAGCGATTGGAAGCACGAACAAAGCTTTAAATTCAAGAAAAACCCTACCTATTGGGATAAAGATACTGTCAAACTAGAAGAAATCAATTTTAACGTCGTAAAAGAAAAATCAACAGAAGTAAATTTATTCGAGTCAAAACAATTAGATCGTATAAAACTAACATCTGACTTCGTCGATAAATATAAAAAGGATGCTAACTTTAAAGAACGTCCAAACGTAGGCGTACAATTTTTACGTATGAATCAACAAAACAAAGTGCTTCAAAACGTTTCTGCACGCCAAGCAATTGATCAAACAATTGATAGAAAATCCTTTGTAAATACGTTATTAAATGATGGATCTACACCAACATTTGGTCTCGTTCCAAAAAACTTTGCAAAAGGACCTGAAGGAAAAGACTTCCGTACTGCAAACGGCGATTTAACAAAAGTTGATACAAAATCTGCACAAGAGTTATGGAAAAAAGCTAAACAAGAGCTTGGTTCGGAAAAGATAACATTAGAATTATTAACGAGTGATGCTGACCTTGATAAGAAAACTGGTGAATTCTTAAAAGGACAACTAGAAAAGAATCTAGATGGATTAACAGTAAATATAAAACCGCAACCGCGTAAGCAACAAGTTTCGCTTTTATTAAAAGGTGACTACGAAATCGGAATTGATGGCTGGAGCCCTGACTTTGCGGATCCAATTACATTCCTTGAGCTATTTACAACGAATAACCCTTATAACTTAGATCATTACTCTAATAAGGAATTCGATGAAACAATAGCAAAAGTGAAAACAACTTTAGCTGGTGATGAAAAAGCTCGCTGGGAAGCATTACTAGCATCCGAGAAAATATTATTTAAAGACTCTGTTATCGCTCCTCTTTACCAAAAAGGCGAATCTTATTTAGAACGTTCTTATGTGAAAGGAATTGTGCAAGTAGACTTTGCAGGTCAATTAAACTTCAAGTGGGCAAAAATTGAAAAATAA
- a CDS encoding aldo/keto reductase, which yields MILTSLKDYTTLHNGVKMPWFGLGVFKVEDGSEVIDSVKAAIKNGYRSIDTAAIYQNEEGVGQAIRESGVSREELFITSKVWNSDQGYETTLQAFETTLEKLGLEYLDLYLVHWPVKGKYTESWKALEKLYKDGRVRAIGVSNFHIHHLQDVFEIAEIKPMVNQVEYHPRLAQEELHAFCKEHNIQLEAWSPLMQGQLLDNPTLQEIATKYNKSTAQIILRWDLQNKVVTIPKSIKEHRIIENANIFDFELSADDMKAIQALNEDRRVGPDPDNFNF from the coding sequence ATGATTTTAACAAGTTTAAAAGACTATACAACATTACATAACGGTGTAAAAATGCCTTGGTTTGGTTTAGGTGTTTTTAAAGTAGAAGATGGTTCAGAAGTAATTGATTCTGTAAAAGCAGCAATTAAAAATGGCTACCGCAGCATCGATACTGCAGCAATCTATCAAAATGAAGAAGGCGTTGGACAAGCGATTCGTGAATCCGGTGTTTCACGTGAAGAATTATTTATTACCTCAAAAGTATGGAATAGCGATCAAGGATATGAAACAACACTTCAAGCATTTGAAACTACATTAGAGAAATTAGGTCTAGAATATTTAGATTTATATTTAGTACATTGGCCTGTAAAAGGGAAATATACTGAATCATGGAAAGCATTAGAAAAACTTTATAAAGATGGTCGTGTTCGCGCTATCGGTGTGAGTAATTTCCACATTCACCACTTACAAGACGTATTTGAAATTGCTGAAATTAAGCCAATGGTCAACCAAGTGGAATACCACCCACGTTTAGCACAAGAAGAGTTACATGCATTCTGTAAAGAACATAATATCCAGCTTGAAGCTTGGTCACCATTAATGCAAGGACAACTACTAGATAATCCAACGTTACAAGAAATTGCGACAAAATATAATAAATCAACTGCGCAAATTATTTTACGCTGGGATTTACAAAACAAAGTTGTAACAATTCCTAAATCAATTAAAGAACATCGCATTATTGAAAATGCAAACATCTTCGACTTTGAATTAAGTGCTGATGATATGAAAGCAATTCAAGCTTTAAATGAAGATCGTCGCGTTGGTCCAGATCCAGATAACTTTAACTTCTAG
- the proC gene encoding pyrroline-5-carboxylate reductase — translation MLTKHRILFIGAGRMAEAIFSGLLKTSKEYIEEIIVSNRSNVEKLKQLQGRYDVSTTTDWKQHVTSVDTVVLAMPPSAHEELLAELSPLLSNQLVVTVAAGIGPSYLEARLPKGTPVAWIMPNTAAEIGKSISLYTMGQSVNEIHQETLQLLLKGIGTSQLCTEEEVHQLTAVTGSAPAFLYYFAESLIEATKSYGVDEETAKHLVIQMISGSASMLEQTQNPANLREQVTTPGGSTAEGLKTLYEYNFSEAIQKAVEATNKKARGK, via the coding sequence ATGCTAACTAAACATCGAATTTTATTTATTGGTGCTGGTCGTATGGCAGAAGCTATATTTTCCGGATTACTTAAAACAAGCAAAGAATACATCGAAGAAATTATCGTTTCTAACCGAAGCAACGTAGAAAAGCTAAAGCAATTACAAGGGCGATATGATGTGTCTACTACAACAGATTGGAAGCAGCATGTTACATCTGTTGATACGGTTGTTTTAGCAATGCCACCTTCTGCTCATGAAGAGTTATTAGCTGAGCTATCTCCGTTACTATCAAATCAACTAGTCGTAACAGTAGCAGCTGGCATTGGACCATCTTATTTAGAAGCTAGACTCCCAAAAGGCACGCCTGTTGCTTGGATTATGCCTAATACAGCTGCTGAAATTGGAAAGTCTATCTCCTTATATACAATGGGACAATCAGTAAACGAGATACATCAAGAAACCCTGCAACTACTTTTAAAAGGTATTGGTACTTCGCAACTTTGTACTGAGGAAGAAGTTCATCAGCTTACTGCAGTTACTGGAAGTGCACCAGCCTTCCTTTATTACTTTGCTGAAAGCTTAATTGAAGCAACAAAAAGTTATGGAGTCGATGAAGAAACCGCAAAACATCTTGTCATTCAAATGATTTCTGGCTCTGCTTCTATGCTCGAACAAACGCAAAATCCAGCTAACCTCCGCGAACAAGTAACAACGCCAGGTGGTTCCACAGCTGAGGGTCTCAAAACTTTATACGAGTATAATTTTTCAGAGGCAATTCAAAAAGCAGTAGAAGCAACAAACAAAAAAGCTAGGGGGAAATAA
- a CDS encoding LysR family transcriptional regulator, which translates to MELRDLQIFKSVADQGSVSSAAKELNYVQSNVTARIKQLENELKTPLFYRHKRGMTLTAEGRKMLVYVSKILQDVDELKQVFLDSETPSGILKIGTVETVSTLPTILSSYYKSYPNVDLSLQAGLTEELIREVLDHQLDGAFISGPIKHPLIEQYDVSTEKLMLITQNKAFHIEEFTTTPLLVFNQGCGYRSKLERWLKDEGLLPKRIMEFNILETILNSVALGLGITLVPQSAVHHLSKAGKVHCHAIPEKYGSISTVFIRRKDSYMTNSMRSFLKTIEDHHHINML; encoded by the coding sequence ATGGAATTACGAGACTTACAAATCTTTAAAAGCGTTGCCGATCAGGGGAGTGTAAGTAGCGCAGCAAAGGAATTAAATTATGTACAATCAAATGTAACTGCACGTATTAAACAACTAGAAAACGAATTAAAAACCCCACTCTTTTACCGCCATAAACGAGGAATGACTTTAACAGCTGAAGGAAGAAAAATGCTCGTTTATGTTAGTAAAATTTTGCAAGATGTCGACGAACTAAAACAAGTATTTTTAGATAGCGAAACACCTTCTGGTATATTAAAAATCGGTACAGTCGAAACAGTAAGTACACTGCCTACCATTTTATCTTCTTACTATAAAAGCTATCCGAATGTCGATTTATCATTACAAGCGGGTCTAACAGAAGAATTAATTAGAGAAGTACTTGATCATCAATTAGATGGCGCCTTTATATCAGGTCCTATTAAACATCCACTAATCGAACAATACGATGTTAGTACAGAGAAATTAATGCTTATAACACAAAATAAAGCCTTTCATATAGAAGAATTTACAACAACGCCTCTACTCGTTTTTAACCAAGGATGTGGATACCGCTCCAAACTAGAACGTTGGCTTAAAGATGAAGGTTTGCTACCAAAAAGAATTATGGAATTCAATATATTAGAGACAATATTAAACAGTGTTGCACTCGGTCTCGGAATTACACTCGTACCACAGTCTGCTGTCCATCATCTTTCTAAAGCAGGTAAGGTACATTGTCATGCAATCCCTGAAAAATACGGCAGTATTTCAACGGTTTTCATACGCCGTAAAGATAGCTATATGACAAATTCAATGCGTAGTTTTTTAAAAACAATTGAAGACCATCATCATATCAATATGCTGTGA
- a CDS encoding multidrug effflux MFS transporter, with the protein MEKVNEVNHEIYKPVKANRLWMILVLGTLTAIGPLSIDMYLPSLPKLTDDLQTGASLAQLTLTACLLGLSVGQLFVGSISDIYGRRKPLIIALIIYVASSLLCAVAPSIWTLVLLRFLQGASGSAGIVISRAMVRDMYSGSEMTKFFSLLMLVNGAAPILAPIIGGQLLQFTTWRGVFIVLGAISVFMLISATFVLRETLPPEERETGGLSGTLATYGKLLKDRLFMGYALSQGLVTAAMFAYISGSPFVLQNIYGASPQQFSLFFAINGIGIIIASQVTGRLAGKVNEKTLFVAGIIIAAVGGLSLLLTIVLGIGLIGVLCSLFLVVSSVGVVSTTGFSLAMRNQKQAAGTASALLGLLQFISGALVAPLVGIGGSNTALPMGVVIALCEIGAVLCYLFMARRSEKQFELQQRQNLEA; encoded by the coding sequence ATTGAAAAAGTGAATGAAGTTAATCACGAAATATATAAACCTGTAAAGGCAAACAGGTTATGGATGATTCTTGTATTAGGAACACTTACGGCGATTGGGCCATTATCTATTGATATGTATTTGCCTTCTTTACCGAAATTAACAGATGACCTACAAACAGGTGCATCCCTAGCGCAGTTAACATTAACAGCTTGTTTACTTGGGCTTTCAGTAGGGCAATTATTTGTCGGTTCAATTAGTGATATTTACGGAAGGCGCAAACCTCTTATTATTGCACTTATTATTTATGTAGCTTCTTCTTTACTTTGTGCTGTTGCGCCATCTATTTGGACATTAGTGTTATTGCGCTTCCTACAAGGAGCTTCAGGATCAGCCGGAATTGTTATATCACGTGCAATGGTAAGAGATATGTACTCAGGTTCTGAAATGACGAAGTTTTTCTCACTGCTTATGTTAGTAAACGGAGCAGCACCTATTTTGGCACCGATTATTGGGGGACAATTGTTACAATTTACAACATGGCGCGGTGTCTTCATCGTTCTTGGAGCAATTAGTGTATTCATGTTAATATCAGCTACTTTCGTATTACGTGAAACATTACCTCCTGAAGAGAGAGAAACGGGTGGATTGTCAGGAACATTGGCGACGTACGGAAAACTGTTAAAGGATCGTCTGTTTATGGGATATGCATTGTCACAAGGGCTAGTAACGGCGGCAATGTTTGCGTACATTTCAGGCTCACCATTTGTGTTACAGAACATATACGGAGCGTCACCACAGCAATTTAGTTTATTCTTTGCAATCAACGGTATCGGTATTATCATTGCTAGTCAGGTAACGGGTCGTTTAGCAGGGAAAGTGAATGAGAAGACATTATTTGTTGCTGGTATTATTATCGCAGCTGTTGGTGGCCTATCTTTATTACTGACAATCGTGCTCGGAATAGGTTTAATTGGTGTTTTATGCTCATTATTCCTTGTTGTATCAAGTGTCGGGGTTGTCTCAACGACTGGGTTCTCGTTAGCGATGAGAAATCAGAAACAAGCCGCAGGAACAGCATCGGCCTTATTAGGATTATTACAGTTCATCTCAGGAGCACTTGTTGCACCGTTAGTAGGTATTGGTGGAAGTAACACCGCATTACCGATGGGTGTTGTAATCGCTCTTTGTGAAATTGGTGCTGTGTTATGTTATCTATTTATGGCCAGAAGAAGTGAGAAGCAGTTTGAACTGCAACAAAGACAAAATTTAGAGGCTTAA
- the modB gene encoding molybdate ABC transporter permease subunit gives MSIDAILSPVFLSLRVAACATILVTILGTIVGRALARSSWRYKVLLETIFLLPMVLPPTVIGFFLIIIFGNNSPIGKWIESLFQQSIMFTSTAAIIASTVVAFPLMYQSAKTGFSIANVQIEESARDLGASEYQVFLHVTLPLAFPALLSGMILSFVRALGEFGATLMFAGNIPGKTQTIPTAIYMAIDASNMQLAWTLVVITIGMSLVFLLCIQLINKRITNS, from the coding sequence ATGAGCATTGATGCTATTTTATCGCCTGTCTTTCTATCTTTAAGAGTAGCTGCGTGTGCCACTATTCTCGTTACAATTTTAGGGACAATTGTCGGGCGAGCACTAGCTCGCTCCTCATGGCGATATAAAGTACTATTAGAAACCATATTTTTATTACCAATGGTACTTCCACCAACTGTTATCGGCTTCTTTCTCATTATCATCTTTGGAAACAACAGCCCGATCGGAAAGTGGATTGAATCATTATTTCAGCAGTCTATTATGTTCACATCTACTGCTGCGATCATCGCTTCTACAGTTGTTGCATTTCCGCTTATGTACCAATCAGCGAAAACAGGGTTTTCTATCGCAAATGTACAAATTGAAGAAAGTGCTCGTGACCTTGGCGCAAGTGAATATCAAGTTTTTCTACACGTTACACTTCCACTCGCATTTCCCGCATTACTAAGCGGGATGATTTTGAGCTTTGTCCGCGCACTCGGAGAGTTTGGTGCTACACTTATGTTTGCCGGGAACATTCCTGGTAAAACACAGACAATCCCAACTGCAATTTACATGGCTATTGATGCAAGTAATATGCAACTCGCCTGGACACTTGTAGTTATTACTATCGGTATGTCACTCGTATTTCTACTATGTATTCAACTTATTAATAAAAGAATCACTAACTCTTAA
- a CDS encoding DUF3948 family protein: MNNITFNKSDFIGLASGATLLTAFIYTLAQGLV; this comes from the coding sequence ATGAACAACATTACTTTCAACAAATCAGACTTTATCGGACTTGCAAGTGGAGCTACTCTTCTTACGGCTTTCATTTATACACTTGCTCAAGGTCTTGTTTAA
- a CDS encoding substrate-binding domain-containing protein yields MDHHSYTTEEVAKRLKVSKLTVYDLIKKGELPSYRVGRQMRIDAADLDQYIKQMKTGKVQVNPVKNDGSSNLNTCIISGQELTLDMLAKRIENRLPSSNVLRAYQGSLTSLVKMYQGEGSIVSLHLFDGETGTYNIPYVKRILVGQPCIMINLLSRNVGFYVRKGNPKRIKTWADISGSTIKFVNREKGSGIRVLVDEQLRIQKLNKADISGYEWEESNHLGVATQVANGKGDVGVGSEKFSQIVNVDFIPIMKEQYDLVILKNKENEELIEVVKDILQSEEFHNELNAIGGYDITKTGQIIYEIK; encoded by the coding sequence ATGGATCATCATTCCTACACAACGGAAGAAGTAGCAAAGCGATTAAAAGTATCGAAATTAACTGTATACGACTTAATTAAAAAAGGAGAACTTCCTTCTTATAGAGTTGGTAGACAGATGCGCATTGATGCAGCAGATTTAGATCAATATATAAAGCAAATGAAAACAGGAAAGGTACAAGTTAATCCTGTAAAAAACGATGGTAGTAGTAACTTGAACACGTGTATTATTAGTGGTCAAGAACTAACGTTAGATATGTTAGCTAAACGTATAGAAAATCGTTTGCCAAGTTCTAATGTTTTAAGAGCGTATCAAGGTAGCTTAACAAGTTTGGTGAAAATGTATCAAGGAGAAGGAAGTATCGTTAGTTTGCATTTGTTTGATGGTGAAACGGGTACATATAATATTCCTTACGTAAAACGCATTTTAGTAGGACAGCCATGTATTATGATTAATTTATTGTCCAGAAATGTGGGATTTTATGTCCGAAAAGGAAATCCGAAGAGAATAAAGACATGGGCTGACATATCCGGGTCCACTATAAAGTTTGTGAATCGAGAAAAGGGTTCTGGTATTAGAGTGTTAGTGGATGAACAATTACGAATCCAAAAATTAAATAAAGCTGATATTAGTGGATATGAATGGGAAGAATCGAATCATCTTGGTGTTGCCACGCAAGTTGCAAATGGAAAAGGTGATGTAGGAGTAGGTTCAGAAAAGTTTTCGCAAATTGTAAATGTGGACTTTATTCCGATCATGAAAGAACAGTATGATTTAGTAATTTTGAAGAATAAAGAAAATGAAGAGCTGATTGAAGTTGTGAAAGACATTCTGCAATCGGAAGAATTTCATAATGAATTAAATGCGATTGGCGGATATGATATTACGAAAACGGGTCAAATTATATATGAAATAAAGTGA
- a CDS encoding GRP family sugar transporter — protein MDILLALLPAIAWGNILLVSVKMGGGAYSQTVGMTIGALFFATIMYVFTQPALTMTILIVGFISGLFWALGQVNQLKTVEKLGVSTTVTISTGMQLVATSIFGVIAFREWTTTTTIILGTIAILLIVVGVVFTSLDDKENAQPPGQLKKGLLTLIVSTFGYLVYVIIIRWYNIDGWSAILPQAVGMFVGAVVLTSKHKPFNKYAIRNALSGLLWGTGNLFLLLSLPRVGVATSFPLSQTGIVISTFGAIVFLGEKKTKRQLIFIALGSVLIIGGAVLLGMTKA, from the coding sequence ATGGACATTTTATTAGCGCTTCTTCCTGCAATTGCATGGGGAAACATCTTATTAGTAAGCGTAAAAATGGGCGGTGGTGCATATAGCCAAACGGTAGGTATGACAATCGGTGCTCTATTCTTCGCAACAATTATGTATGTATTTACTCAACCAGCTTTAACAATGACAATCTTAATTGTTGGTTTTATCTCAGGTTTATTCTGGGCTTTAGGACAAGTAAACCAATTAAAAACAGTTGAAAAACTAGGTGTTTCAACTACTGTAACGATTTCTACTGGTATGCAACTTGTTGCAACTTCTATCTTTGGGGTTATCGCTTTCCGTGAGTGGACTACTACGACAACAATCATTCTGGGAACGATTGCAATCCTATTAATCGTAGTTGGTGTTGTATTCACATCATTAGATGATAAAGAAAATGCTCAGCCACCTGGACAATTGAAAAAAGGACTTCTTACTTTAATTGTTTCTACTTTCGGCTATCTTGTATATGTAATAATTATTCGTTGGTATAATATTGATGGTTGGTCTGCTATCTTACCACAAGCAGTTGGTATGTTTGTTGGTGCGGTTGTACTGACGTCTAAACATAAACCATTTAACAAATATGCAATCCGTAATGCTTTGTCTGGTTTACTATGGGGAACTGGAAACTTATTCTTACTTCTTTCATTACCACGTGTTGGAGTAGCAACAAGCTTCCCATTATCTCAAACTGGAATCGTTATCTCAACATTCGGTGCGATTGTATTCTTAGGTGAAAAGAAAACAAAACGTCAATTGATCTTTATTGCACTAGGTAGTGTTTTAATTATCGGCGGCGCTGTATTACTTGGTATGACAAAAGCATAA
- the modA gene encoding molybdate ABC transporter substrate-binding protein, which translates to MNKFILRSIGALILSFLLIFSAACTSGEKHTNSAAKEDKTVELTISAAASLQDALKEIEKQYKEKEPNIKLSFNFGASGALQQQIEQGAPADLFFSAAEDKFQTLVKKGFINEKEGKNLLGNELVLVIPKDSSLTKFQDLKDEKIKKIALGTPESVPAGKYAKASLTHENLWNDVQNKVVFTKDVRQVLTYVETGNVDAGIVYKTDALISDKVKIGETAAATSHEPIHYPLGVIKESKHKKEATSFYEYLQSKDAQSIFKKYGFTVLS; encoded by the coding sequence ATGAATAAATTTATATTACGTTCCATCGGGGCACTTATACTTTCTTTCCTTCTTATATTTAGCGCTGCTTGTACAAGTGGGGAAAAGCATACAAATTCAGCTGCTAAAGAGGATAAAACAGTTGAACTGACTATCTCAGCTGCTGCAAGCTTACAAGATGCATTAAAAGAAATCGAAAAACAATATAAAGAAAAAGAGCCAAATATCAAACTTTCTTTTAACTTCGGTGCTTCTGGAGCACTTCAACAACAAATTGAACAAGGTGCACCTGCTGATTTATTCTTCTCAGCAGCAGAAGATAAATTCCAAACCCTTGTAAAAAAAGGATTCATTAATGAAAAAGAAGGGAAAAATCTTCTTGGAAATGAACTAGTTCTAGTCATCCCTAAAGATAGTTCTCTTACAAAATTTCAAGATTTAAAAGATGAGAAAATCAAAAAAATTGCACTTGGTACACCTGAATCTGTACCTGCTGGCAAATATGCAAAGGCTTCTCTAACACACGAAAACCTTTGGAATGATGTTCAAAATAAAGTCGTATTTACAAAAGATGTTCGCCAAGTGTTAACATATGTAGAAACAGGGAATGTCGATGCTGGTATCGTATACAAAACAGATGCTCTCATTTCGGATAAAGTAAAGATTGGTGAGACAGCAGCAGCTACTTCTCATGAGCCAATCCACTATCCTTTAGGTGTTATAAAGGAATCTAAACATAAGAAAGAGGCGACCTCATTTTATGAGTATTTGCAGTCAAAAGATGCACAATCTATCTTTAAGAAATATGGATTTACAGTCCTGTCGTAA